The Lycium barbarum isolate Lr01 chromosome 10, ASM1917538v2, whole genome shotgun sequence genome includes a region encoding these proteins:
- the LOC132615655 gene encoding serine/threonine/tyrosine-protein kinase HT1-like, giving the protein MATCFNPFRLRRSKSKPLEMPSSSSRTRWNLSDMETMDKKRFDSLESWSMILESDNVETWEVSKEDQEEWTADLSQLFIGNKFASGAHSRIYRGIYKQRAVAVKMVRIPTHKEETRAKLEQQFKSEVRLLSSLYHPNIVQFIAACKKPPVYCIIMEYMSQGTLRMYLNKKEPYSLSIETILRLALDISRGMEYLHSQGVIHRDLKSSNLLLNDEMRVKVADFGTSCLETQCREAKGNMGTYRWMAPEMIKEKSYTRKVDVYSFGIVLWELTTALLPFQGMTPVQAAFAVAEKNERPPLPASCQPALAHLIKRCWAANPSKRPDFRDIVSALEKYDECVKEGLPLTLHSGLVSRNAIIERLKGCISMSSSIIVHV; this is encoded by the exons aTGGCTACTTGTTTTAATCCATTTAGGCTGAGAAGGTCTAAGAGTAAACCATTAGAAATgccttcatcttcttcaagaactAGGTGGAATTTATCTGATATGGAAACAATGGACAAGAAAAGATTTGATAGTTTAGAGTCATGGTCAATGATATTAGAATCTGATAATGTTGAAACTTGGGAAGTTTCTAAAGAAGATCAAGAGGAATGGACAGCTGATTTGTCTCAGCTTTTTATAGGTAACAAATTTGCTTCTGGTGCACATAGCAGAATTTATAGAGGAATTTATAAGCAAAGAGCAGTTGCTGTAAAAATGGTTAGAATTCCAACTCATAAGGAGGAAACTAGAGCTAAGCTTGAACAACAGTTCAAGTCTGAAGTTCGTCTGCTTTCGAGTTTATATCATCCCAACATTGTGCAG TTCATTGCCGCTTGTAAAAAGCCTCCTGTATACTGTATCATTATGGAGTACATGTCACAAGGAACATTGAGGATGTATCTCAACAAGAAAGAGCCTTATTCACTTTCCATAGAAACTATTCTGAGGTTAGCTCTCGATATATCACGAGGGATGGAGTATCTTCATTCACAAGGGGTGATTCATAGAGACCTCAAATCAAGTAATTTACTTCTGAATGACGAAATGCGTGTCAAGGTTGCAGATTTTGGGACGTCGTGTCTTGAGACACAGTGCCGTGAAGCCAAAGGAAATATGGGAACTTACCGTTGGATGGCACCAGAGATGATTAAGGAAAAATCTTATACTCGCAAAGTTGATGTGTACAGTTTCGGAATTGTGCTCTGGGAGCTCACAACAGCTCTGTTACCATTTCAAGGAATGACCCCCGTGCAAGCCGCTTTTGCTGTTGCTGAGAAG AATGAACGACCACCCTTGCCGGCCAGTTGTCAACCAGCACTTGCACACCTCATAAAACGCTGCTGGGCGGCGAACCCCTCGAAGAGGCCAGACTTCAGAGACATCGTTTCTGCTCTAGAGAAGTACGACGAATGTGTCAAGGAAGGCCTTCCGCTGACTCTCCATTCAGGACTAGTCAGCCGAAACGCCATTATTGAACGCTTGAAAGGCTGTATATCCATGAGTTCATCTATAATTGTACATGTCTGA